A genome region from Methylobacterium sp. FF17 includes the following:
- a CDS encoding type III secretion system chaperone family protein, with amino-acid sequence MTQLHIEDHDRHEHPLDIVERLASLRDWIFDRAETDEMSVSVAGRWADYHVAFTWIEDVEALHVASAFDLKVPERRRTEILKLVSLVNEQLWVGHFDLWSTDNVVMFRHSLLLTGGAAPTQGQCTMMLKSAVDACERYYQAFQFVLWAGKPAREALDAVLFETEGEA; translated from the coding sequence ATGACCCAACTCCACATCGAAGATCACGACCGGCACGAGCACCCCCTCGACATCGTCGAGCGCCTCGCGTCGCTGCGCGACTGGATCTTCGACCGGGCCGAGACGGACGAGATGTCGGTCTCGGTCGCCGGGCGCTGGGCCGATTACCACGTCGCCTTCACCTGGATCGAGGATGTGGAGGCGCTGCACGTCGCCTCCGCCTTCGACCTCAAGGTCCCGGAGCGCCGCCGCACCGAGATCCTCAAGCTGGTCTCGCTCGTCAACGAGCAGCTGTGGGTCGGGCATTTCGACCTCTGGTCGACGGACAACGTGGTGATGTTCCGCCACTCCCTGCTGCTGACCGGCGGCGCGGCCCCGACGCAGGGGCAATGCACGATGATGCTGAAATCCGCCGTCGATGCCTGCGAGCGCTACTATCAGGCGTTCCAGTTCGTGCTCTGGGCGGGCAAGCCGGCCCGCGAGGCTCTGGACGCCGTGCTGTTCGAGACCGAAGGCGAGGCGTGA
- a CDS encoding accessory factor UbiK family protein, which yields MQGSNRLFDDFARLMTDAAGAAQGVRREAETVFKAQIERLIRDMDIASREELDVLRDLVTALRSQNDALAARITALEAKLGSEPAAGTSEAI from the coding sequence ATGCAAGGCTCGAACCGGCTGTTCGACGATTTCGCCCGCCTGATGACCGACGCCGCCGGAGCGGCGCAGGGCGTGCGCCGCGAGGCGGAGACGGTGTTCAAGGCCCAGATCGAGCGGCTGATCCGCGACATGGACATCGCGTCCCGCGAGGAGCTGGACGTGCTGCGCGACCTCGTCACCGCCCTGCGCAGCCAGAACGATGCGCTGGCGGCCCGGATCACGGCGCTGGAGGCGAAGCTCGGCTCCGAGCCGGCGGCCGGAACGAGCGAGGCCATCTGA
- the gntA gene encoding guanitoxin biosynthesis heme-dependent pre-guanitoxin N-hydroxylase GntA, translating into MHLPTDDSGHPLALAFQDFIRSQPFPCVGAKSALSKGQMKIVVARSIASGWDDLRLYPALLAFICRYRAKPELFQSFAVVFEGPTEIGEEAFERYLWDRLQSLSDKDAFLGQRYDARVAPDPNDPHFSLSFGGEAFFVVGMHPGASRPARRFAHPVLVFNLRAQFEQLRAEGRYEKLRAAILSRDEALAGSVNPMLARHGDASEARQYSGRAVAEDWVCPFRGRSTESRDAA; encoded by the coding sequence ATGCACCTCCCCACCGACGACAGCGGACATCCGCTGGCTCTGGCGTTCCAGGACTTCATCCGCAGCCAGCCCTTCCCGTGCGTCGGCGCGAAATCCGCCCTTTCGAAGGGCCAGATGAAGATCGTGGTGGCGCGCAGCATCGCGTCGGGCTGGGACGATCTACGCCTCTACCCCGCGCTCCTCGCCTTCATCTGCCGCTACCGCGCCAAGCCCGAGCTGTTCCAGAGTTTCGCCGTGGTCTTCGAGGGTCCCACCGAGATCGGCGAGGAGGCCTTCGAGCGGTATCTCTGGGACCGTCTGCAATCCCTGTCGGACAAGGACGCGTTCCTGGGGCAGCGCTACGATGCGCGCGTGGCGCCGGACCCGAACGATCCGCACTTCTCGCTGTCCTTCGGCGGCGAGGCCTTCTTCGTCGTCGGCATGCATCCGGGCGCGAGCCGCCCGGCCCGGCGCTTCGCGCACCCGGTCCTCGTATTCAACCTGCGCGCCCAGTTCGAGCAGCTGCGGGCGGAGGGACGCTACGAGAAGCTGCGCGCCGCGATCCTCTCCCGCGACGAGGCGCTGGCGGGCTCCGTCAACCCCATGCTGGCCCGGCACGGCGACGCCTCGGAGGCGCGCCAGTACAGCGGCCGCGCCGTGGCCGAGGACTGGGTCTGCCCCTTCCGGGGCCGCAGCACGGAGAGCCGCGATGCCGCCTGA
- a CDS encoding ABC transporter ATP-binding protein, protein MEDLCAYADRPFAFVGRYLRRRALPHAVILCAVLGAVGFSVSTDYALKGVVDALSKGPDAGLIWGALAVLIAFIAADNMLWRVASLVGSFTFVGVTGDIRRDLFRHMTGHSPSFFADRQPGTLASRITATSNAIFTVENMFVFNVMPPCVAAFGSILYIGTVNLTMALVLAGIFAAVVVLMFKMAAAGKPLHHDFAAKAASVDGEMVDLVGNMPLVRAFSAFKREYTRFDGTIGREMRSRRSSLLYLEKLRIVHAILTVFAVLGLLYWAITMWEAGQATNGQVVLVCTLGIRILAATRDLAVALVDATQHTARLSEALHTLLQPHDLIDHPEAEPLSGTGAEITFDHVAFAYPDGRSVFTDFDLVLKPGQRVGLVGKSGGGKSTLFSLLQRFYDAQGGRILINGQDIQRVTQESLREAITVVPQDVSMFHRTLRENIRYGRPDASDEDVWKAAAAAHCTDFIEALPEGFDTIVGDRGVKLSGGQRQRIAIARAILKDSPILLLDEATSALDAESEEAIRHALANLMKGRTVIAIAHRLSTLRDFDRIVVLEGGRIIQDGSPDKLTHLDGFYRELMKKESMSMALAAA, encoded by the coding sequence ATGGAAGACCTCTGCGCCTATGCCGATCGGCCGTTCGCCTTCGTAGGACGCTATCTGCGCCGGCGCGCCCTGCCGCATGCCGTGATCCTGTGTGCGGTGCTCGGCGCCGTCGGCTTCTCCGTGAGCACGGACTACGCGCTCAAGGGCGTGGTCGATGCCCTGAGCAAGGGGCCGGATGCCGGCCTGATCTGGGGTGCGCTCGCGGTCCTCATCGCCTTCATCGCCGCCGACAACATGCTCTGGCGCGTGGCGAGCCTGGTGGGCTCCTTCACCTTCGTTGGGGTCACGGGCGACATCCGCCGCGACCTGTTCCGCCACATGACCGGGCACTCGCCCTCGTTCTTCGCCGACCGCCAGCCCGGCACCCTGGCCTCGCGCATCACCGCGACCTCGAACGCGATCTTCACGGTCGAGAACATGTTCGTGTTCAACGTGATGCCGCCCTGCGTCGCGGCCTTCGGCTCGATCCTCTATATCGGTACCGTCAACCTCACGATGGCGCTGGTGCTCGCCGGCATCTTCGCCGCCGTCGTGGTGCTGATGTTCAAGATGGCGGCAGCCGGCAAGCCGCTCCACCACGACTTCGCCGCGAAGGCGGCCTCGGTCGACGGCGAGATGGTCGACCTCGTGGGCAACATGCCCCTGGTGCGCGCCTTCTCGGCCTTCAAGCGCGAATATACCCGGTTCGACGGCACGATCGGGCGGGAAATGCGCTCGCGCCGCTCCTCGCTGCTCTACCTCGAGAAGCTGCGCATCGTGCACGCCATCCTCACCGTGTTCGCGGTGCTCGGCCTGCTCTACTGGGCCATCACCATGTGGGAGGCGGGGCAGGCGACGAACGGCCAGGTGGTCCTCGTCTGCACCCTCGGCATCCGCATCCTGGCCGCCACCCGCGACCTCGCGGTCGCCCTGGTCGATGCGACCCAGCACACCGCCCGCCTCTCGGAGGCGCTCCACACTCTGCTGCAGCCGCACGACCTCATCGACCACCCGGAGGCGGAGCCGCTCTCGGGCACCGGCGCCGAGATCACGTTCGACCACGTCGCCTTCGCCTACCCGGACGGGCGCAGCGTATTCACCGACTTCGACCTCGTCCTCAAGCCCGGCCAGCGGGTGGGTCTCGTGGGCAAGTCGGGGGGCGGCAAGTCGACCCTGTTCTCCCTGCTCCAGCGCTTCTACGACGCCCAGGGCGGCCGCATTCTCATCAACGGCCAGGACATCCAGCGCGTGACGCAGGAATCGTTGCGGGAGGCCATCACGGTGGTTCCGCAGGATGTCTCGATGTTCCACCGCACCCTGCGGGAGAACATCCGCTACGGCCGGCCCGACGCGTCCGACGAGGATGTCTGGAAGGCCGCCGCCGCCGCCCATTGCACCGATTTTATCGAGGCGCTGCCGGAAGGCTTCGACACCATCGTGGGCGACCGGGGCGTGAAGCTCTCGGGCGGGCAGCGCCAGCGCATCGCCATCGCGCGCGCCATCCTGAAGGATTCGCCGATCCTGCTCCTCGACGAGGCCACCTCGGCCCTCGACGCGGAATCCGAGGAGGCGATCCGCCACGCGCTCGCCAACCTGATGAAGGGCCGCACCGTCATCGCGATCGCACACCGCCTCTCGACCCTCAGGGATTTCGATCGGATCGTGGTGCTGGAGGGCGGACGCATCATCCAGGACGGCTCCCCGGACAAGCTGACCCATCTCGACGGCTTCTACCGCGAGTTGATGAAGAAGGAATCGATGTCGATGGCGCTGGCCGCCGCCTGA
- a CDS encoding response regulator has protein sequence MTTTPHPHILLVEDDREISALIARYLRANECRVSLAGDGVAMDKVLADARVDLLVLDLMLPGEDGLSLCRRLRATSRIPILMLTAKAEEIDRIVGLEIGADDYLGKPFNPRELLARIRAILRRGGGTEAETEEGVRRLHFLGWTLDVSLRQLLSPEEARIAITGAEFDLLHALCLRPGRVLSRDQLLDLTQGRAAGPFERSIDVLISRIRQKIEPDSRNPEIIRTIRSGGYLFTPEVTRT, from the coding sequence ATGACGACCACCCCCCACCCCCACATCCTCCTCGTGGAGGATGACCGCGAGATCAGTGCCCTCATCGCCCGCTACCTCAGGGCCAACGAGTGCCGCGTCAGTCTCGCGGGCGACGGCGTCGCCATGGACAAGGTCCTCGCCGATGCCCGCGTCGACCTCCTGGTCCTGGATCTGATGCTCCCGGGCGAGGACGGCCTGAGCCTGTGTCGGCGCCTGCGCGCCACATCTCGCATCCCGATCCTGATGCTGACCGCCAAGGCCGAGGAGATCGATCGGATCGTCGGCCTCGAGATCGGAGCGGACGATTATCTCGGCAAGCCCTTCAACCCCCGCGAGCTCCTCGCGCGCATCCGCGCCATCCTGCGGCGGGGGGGCGGGACGGAGGCCGAGACGGAGGAAGGCGTGCGCCGCCTGCACTTCCTCGGCTGGACCCTCGACGTCTCCCTGCGCCAGCTCCTCAGCCCGGAGGAGGCCCGCATCGCCATCACGGGGGCGGAGTTCGATCTGCTCCACGCGCTCTGCCTGCGCCCGGGCCGGGTGCTCTCGCGCGACCAGCTCCTCGACCTGACGCAGGGGCGGGCCGCCGGGCCGTTCGAGCGCAGCATCGACGTCCTGATCAGCCGCATCCGGCAGAAGATCGAGCCGGATTCGCGCAACCCCGAGATCATCCGTACCATCCGTTCGGGGGGCTACCTCTTCACGCCTGAGGTCACGCGCACATGA
- a CDS encoding glutathione S-transferase family protein, with protein sequence MPAATLTISSRNYSSWSLRGWLVCRMAGLDFETELLSGNDASTRAELLHLSPSFLVPRLVHGEIIVWDTLAIAQYLNEIRPEAGFLPRDAVARAHCRSISGEMHGGFINLRSALPMNLKARHTNFKIFNGARGDIERVITIVDECLTRYDGPFLFGATPSLADAMFAPVCSRFRTYDVALSRKTALYRDTMLAWPPMQEWASDAAREPDEIEELDMEF encoded by the coding sequence ATGCCTGCGGCGACGCTCACCATCTCAAGTCGCAACTACTCGTCCTGGTCGCTGCGGGGCTGGCTGGTCTGCCGGATGGCGGGCCTGGATTTCGAGACCGAGCTCCTCTCCGGCAACGACGCCTCCACCCGGGCCGAGCTCCTACACCTCTCGCCCTCGTTCCTCGTCCCGCGCCTCGTCCACGGCGAGATCATCGTCTGGGACACCCTGGCCATTGCCCAGTACCTCAACGAGATCCGGCCCGAGGCGGGGTTCCTGCCGCGCGACGCCGTGGCCCGTGCCCATTGCCGCTCGATCTCGGGGGAGATGCATGGCGGCTTCATCAACCTGCGCTCGGCCCTGCCGATGAACCTCAAGGCGCGCCACACCAACTTCAAGATCTTCAACGGCGCGCGCGGCGACATCGAGCGGGTCATCACCATCGTGGACGAGTGCCTGACCCGGTACGACGGGCCGTTCCTGTTCGGCGCGACGCCGAGCCTCGCCGACGCGATGTTCGCGCCCGTCTGTTCGCGCTTCCGCACCTACGACGTCGCCCTGTCGCGCAAGACGGCGCTCTACCGCGACACCATGCTGGCCTGGCCGCCGATGCAGGAATGGGCGTCCGACGCCGCGCGTGAGCCCGACGAGATCGAGGAACTCGACATGGAGTTCTGA
- a CDS encoding cupin domain-containing protein — translation MTVANLLADLPDASAGEVFTELLARSGCRIERIVSHGQTTPAEQPYRQDHDEWVLLLAGAARVAMQGTETVLGAGDHLFIPAGTVHRVTFTAPDRPTIWLAVHLGEGAAATEP, via the coding sequence ATGACCGTCGCCAACCTGCTCGCCGATCTTCCCGACGCCTCGGCCGGTGAGGTTTTTACCGAACTCCTGGCGCGTTCCGGATGCCGGATCGAGCGCATCGTCTCACACGGGCAGACCACGCCCGCCGAGCAGCCCTACCGGCAGGACCATGACGAGTGGGTGCTGCTGCTCGCGGGCGCGGCGCGCGTGGCGATGCAGGGCACCGAAACCGTGCTGGGAGCGGGCGACCACCTGTTCATCCCGGCCGGCACCGTTCACCGCGTGACCTTCACCGCTCCCGATCGACCCACGATCTGGCTCGCGGTCCATCTCGGCGAGGGGGCGGCCGCGACGGAACCCTAG
- a CDS encoding App1 family protein produces the protein MTTRRGTARLAKGALRALRLLAKPVRRSQGKAGTVVETYRGYGSRDEVFLIGRVFRQSQRAATGADEGWAAELRDIRRRITRRSVAGAVLTARFFGCTEEVVTDRDGYFRVHLHPRLPSPPEASWHTMELDLAGPEPVRAKGRVFIPSAQCRRVIISDIDDTIMHTGVANKLKMLWRLFVEDAENRVAFPGAAALYRALYAGPCGAEGNPMLYVSRAPWGLYDMLSEFFAMHRIPVGPVMFLREWGLSWTRPLPRRAEDHKRELIERMLTLYHDLPFILIGDSGQHDPEVYGQIVAAHPGRVAAVYIRNVSRGADRVHEIALLAEAVEAAGSSLVLAADSLAMAEHAADHGFIDRAAVAEVAREWNADGTVREARARPDRLPAQALRDVLGGAGATPPTVIVEPARPDPPA, from the coding sequence ATGACCACGCGACGGGGAACCGCCCGCCTCGCCAAGGGCGCCCTGCGTGCCCTGCGGCTCCTCGCCAAGCCCGTACGCCGGTCCCAGGGCAAGGCCGGAACGGTGGTCGAGACCTATCGCGGCTACGGCTCGCGCGACGAGGTCTTCCTGATCGGCCGGGTGTTCCGTCAGTCGCAGCGGGCCGCCACCGGGGCGGACGAAGGCTGGGCGGCGGAACTGCGCGACATCCGGCGGCGCATCACCCGCCGCTCGGTGGCGGGCGCGGTGCTCACCGCGCGGTTCTTCGGTTGCACCGAGGAGGTCGTGACCGACCGGGACGGCTACTTCCGGGTCCACCTCCACCCCCGCCTGCCCAGCCCTCCCGAGGCCTCCTGGCACACGATGGAACTCGACCTCGCCGGGCCGGAGCCCGTGCGTGCGAAGGGCCGGGTCTTCATCCCCTCCGCGCAGTGCCGGCGGGTGATCATCAGCGACATCGACGACACGATCATGCACACGGGCGTCGCCAACAAGCTCAAGATGCTCTGGCGCCTATTCGTGGAAGATGCCGAAAATCGCGTCGCCTTCCCGGGCGCCGCGGCCCTGTACCGGGCGCTCTATGCCGGCCCGTGCGGCGCGGAGGGCAACCCGATGCTCTACGTCTCGCGCGCGCCGTGGGGCCTCTACGACATGCTGAGCGAATTCTTCGCCATGCACCGGATCCCGGTGGGGCCGGTCATGTTCCTGCGCGAATGGGGTCTCTCCTGGACGCGCCCGCTGCCGCGCCGGGCCGAGGACCACAAGCGCGAGCTGATCGAGCGCATGCTGACGCTCTACCACGACCTGCCCTTCATCCTCATCGGCGACAGCGGACAGCACGATCCCGAGGTCTACGGCCAGATCGTCGCCGCCCATCCCGGCCGGGTCGCGGCGGTCTACATCCGCAACGTCTCGCGCGGGGCGGATCGGGTCCACGAGATTGCGCTCCTGGCCGAAGCCGTGGAGGCCGCCGGCAGCAGCTTGGTCCTCGCCGCGGACAGCCTCGCCATGGCCGAGCACGCCGCCGACCACGGCTTCATCGACCGCGCCGCCGTGGCCGAGGTCGCCCGCGAGTGGAACGCGGACGGCACGGTCCGCGAGGCGCGGGCTCGCCCCGACCGCCTGCCGGCGCAGGCCCTGCGCGACGTCCTCGGCGGAGCGGGGGCGACGCCGCCGACCGTGATCGTGGAACCGGCGCGACCGGATCCGCCGGCCTGA
- a CDS encoding ATP-binding protein translates to MKSRLRALKPSSVGGQIALLIVAAVVLTHALATLAFFTLREPWRPDDHPGVAATRLATVARLLDAAAAADRPTLLANAARMLPTLRLQAWDGSLPEAGGAGTAGGDRIGDHPMVQRLRDGFGRPLAVTDLWSAGRPADAASGVRVGMTTPGGARLSALVPDDDRPPMRQGAVIFTFVFLAVAVSLISLWATRALTAPLARLVEAADEFGTRMNLVDLPQNGPREVVALSRALDRMRARVRRLVDDRTQMLAAISHDLRTPITRLRLRAEFIEDDHARAMTLRDLDQMNGLVEAALSFVRDGQSPEAGRTATRTLIDLASVVQTVADAFADIGADVRVAETRHVLVQGRPEELQRAIMNLVDNAVKYGGLARLAVLQTEQGVAVEVSDDGPGIPEAEREMMLQPFVRGDRARNLDTASGFGLGLSIVSAIVDAHGGRFTLRNRSPRGLTARIDLPRAAAHPAAPQDSAANAAHRPAAA, encoded by the coding sequence ATGAAGTCCCGCCTGCGCGCCTTGAAGCCGTCGAGCGTCGGCGGCCAGATCGCCCTGCTCATCGTCGCTGCGGTGGTGCTCACCCACGCCCTCGCGACCCTGGCCTTCTTCACCCTTCGCGAGCCCTGGCGGCCGGACGACCATCCGGGTGTGGCCGCGACCCGTCTCGCCACGGTCGCCCGGCTCCTCGACGCCGCCGCCGCGGCCGACCGTCCGACGCTGCTCGCCAACGCCGCCCGGATGCTGCCGACCCTGCGCCTCCAGGCCTGGGACGGCAGCCTTCCCGAGGCCGGCGGCGCCGGCACCGCCGGCGGCGACCGGATCGGCGACCATCCCATGGTCCAGCGCCTGCGCGACGGGTTCGGGCGGCCGCTCGCCGTCACCGACCTGTGGTCGGCCGGACGGCCCGCGGACGCGGCCTCGGGGGTTCGGGTCGGCATGACGACGCCGGGCGGCGCGCGGCTCTCGGCCCTGGTGCCGGACGACGACCGGCCCCCGATGCGCCAGGGCGCCGTCATCTTCACCTTCGTGTTCCTGGCCGTGGCCGTCTCGCTGATCTCGCTCTGGGCCACCCGGGCGCTGACCGCCCCCCTGGCGCGCCTCGTGGAGGCCGCGGACGAGTTCGGCACCCGCATGAACCTCGTGGACCTGCCCCAGAACGGGCCGCGCGAGGTGGTGGCCCTGTCCCGCGCCCTCGACCGGATGCGCGCCCGCGTGCGCCGCCTCGTCGATGACCGCACGCAGATGCTGGCCGCCATCAGCCACGACCTGCGCACGCCCATCACCCGCCTGCGCCTGCGCGCCGAGTTCATCGAGGACGACCACGCCCGCGCCATGACCCTGCGCGACCTCGACCAGATGAACGGCCTGGTGGAGGCGGCCCTGTCCTTCGTGCGGGACGGCCAGAGCCCGGAGGCGGGCAGGACGGCGACCCGGACGCTGATCGACCTCGCCTCCGTGGTGCAGACCGTCGCCGACGCCTTTGCGGATATCGGGGCCGACGTCCGGGTCGCCGAGACCCGCCACGTGCTGGTCCAGGGCCGGCCGGAGGAGCTGCAGCGCGCGATCATGAACCTCGTCGACAACGCGGTGAAGTACGGCGGTCTCGCCCGCCTCGCGGTGCTGCAGACCGAGCAGGGCGTGGCCGTCGAGGTCAGCGACGACGGACCCGGCATTCCTGAGGCGGAGCGGGAGATGATGCTCCAGCCCTTCGTGCGCGGCGACCGGGCGCGCAACCTCGACACGGCGAGCGGGTTCGGCCTCGGCCTCTCCATCGTGTCGGCCATCGTCGATGCGCATGGGGGCCGCTTCACCCTGCGCAACCGGAGCCCGCGCGGCCTGACGGCCCGGATCGACCTGCCGCGTGCGGCCGCCCACCCGGCCGCCCCCCAGGATTCGGCGGCGAACGCCGCCCACCGCCCCGCCGCCGCCTGA
- a CDS encoding TetR/AcrR family transcriptional regulator has product MPDATTSETPPTEAPAATAKTIPPREAAVEALMRLAAEQPWNDIEIGDIAREAGLSLAEFRELFPSKGAVLGGLSRIIDRAVLEGDTSDLADEPSRERLFDVLMRRLDAMTPYKDALRRISYALRGDPLSMLALNGVALNSHRFMLAAAGINTEGPLGRLKLQGVVIAFARTVEVWLDDDDPALARTMARLDKEIRNGERFMERADDARRLTAPFLALGRSLLERGNRSRRGRPPEDTRNEDAGNPLGGDPAAAI; this is encoded by the coding sequence ATGCCCGACGCGACCACCTCCGAGACCCCGCCCACGGAGGCGCCCGCCGCCACCGCCAAGACAATTCCGCCGCGCGAGGCCGCCGTCGAGGCGCTGATGCGGCTCGCCGCCGAACAGCCCTGGAACGACATCGAGATCGGTGACATCGCCCGTGAGGCGGGCCTCAGCCTGGCCGAGTTCCGCGAGCTCTTCCCTTCGAAGGGCGCGGTGCTCGGGGGCCTGTCCCGCATCATCGACCGGGCCGTGCTGGAGGGCGACACCTCGGATCTGGCTGACGAGCCCAGCCGCGAGCGCCTGTTCGACGTGCTGATGCGCCGCCTCGACGCGATGACGCCCTACAAGGACGCCCTGCGCCGGATCTCCTACGCCCTGCGCGGCGATCCGCTCTCGATGCTGGCGCTGAACGGCGTCGCCCTGAACTCGCATCGCTTCATGCTCGCGGCCGCCGGCATCAACACCGAGGGGCCGCTCGGCCGCCTGAAGCTGCAGGGTGTGGTCATCGCCTTCGCCCGCACGGTGGAGGTCTGGCTCGACGACGACGACCCGGCGCTCGCCCGCACCATGGCCCGCCTCGACAAGGAAATCCGCAACGGCGAGCGCTTCATGGAGCGCGCCGACGATGCCCGCCGCCTGACTGCTCCGTTCCTGGCGCTCGGCCGCTCGCTGCTGGAGCGCGGCAACCGCTCGCGCCGAGGGCGCCCCCCGGAGGACACTCGCAACGAGGATGCGGGCAACCCGCTCGGCGGCGACCCGGCGGCGGCGATCTGA
- the proC gene encoding pyrroline-5-carboxylate reductase, whose translation MGGAMLAGWLAGGLDASRTTILDPQASPEMRGLCAERGLALNPDAPPVTEVLVLAMKPQGLEAAAPALAPLVGPDTLVISILAGKTVANLRERLPGARAIVRAMPNLPASIGRGATGAVASAEVAPRQRAQADALLASVGLVEWLDDEGLIDALTAVSGSGPAYVFLLAEVMAQAGVAAGLPPEMAARLARSTVAGAGALLEANPRDAGLLRQDVTSPGGTTAEALAVLMRAGGLPDLMREAVDAARRRAGALSG comes from the coding sequence ATGGGCGGCGCCATGCTCGCCGGCTGGCTCGCGGGCGGGCTCGACGCGAGCCGCACCACGATCCTCGACCCGCAGGCCTCGCCTGAGATGCGGGGGCTCTGCGCCGAACGCGGCCTCGCCCTCAATCCCGACGCCCCCCCGGTGACGGAGGTCCTGGTGCTGGCCATGAAGCCGCAGGGCCTCGAGGCGGCAGCCCCCGCCCTCGCCCCCCTCGTCGGCCCCGACACCCTGGTGATCTCGATCCTGGCGGGCAAGACCGTGGCCAACCTGCGCGAGCGCCTGCCCGGCGCCCGCGCCATCGTCCGGGCGATGCCCAACCTGCCCGCCAGCATCGGCCGGGGCGCCACCGGCGCCGTGGCGAGCGCGGAGGTGGCCCCGCGACAGCGGGCGCAGGCCGACGCCCTGCTCGCCAGCGTCGGCCTCGTGGAATGGCTTGACGACGAGGGGCTGATCGACGCGCTCACCGCCGTCTCGGGCTCCGGCCCGGCCTACGTCTTCCTGCTGGCCGAAGTCATGGCGCAGGCCGGCGTCGCGGCCGGGCTGCCGCCCGAGATGGCGGCGCGGCTTGCCCGCTCCACGGTCGCGGGCGCCGGCGCGCTCCTCGAGGCCAATCCCCGCGACGCCGGCCTGCTGCGCCAGGACGTCACCTCGCCGGGCGGCACCACCGCCGAGGCCCTGGCGGTGCTGATGCGCGCGGGCGGCCTGCCCGACCTGATGCGCGAGGCCGTGGACGCGGCCCGACGCCGCGCCGGCGCGCTGTCTGGCTAG
- a CDS encoding polyhydroxyalkanoate depolymerase, which produces MLYRAFDAQSDLAEQTRAWGRVVHDAISPWTAAGFREPLSWWSAGARMMMRAGLTFTRPAYGIDSVTVGNREVPVTEEAAFATPFGTLLRFKKDIETEQPRVLVVAPLSGHFATLLRGTVRTLLPDHDVYITDWHNARDVPLSAGAFGFDDYVNHLVQFLGAIGEGAHLVAVCQPAVQALAAAAVMAESKDVAHPRSMTLMAGPVDCRVSPTSVNHLATSKPIAWFEKNLIATVPDRHKGAGRRVYPGFMQVSAFVSMNAKRHVQGHADLFWHLANGEAEKARQIEGFYDEYFAVLDLAAEFYIETVKTVFQDYTLAKNELTYRGDPIDMRAIRKTALMTVEGERDDICAVGQTMAAHDLCTSLPHHMKSHHLQAGVGHYGVFSGRKWESQTYPLVRNFIQSHN; this is translated from the coding sequence ATGCTGTATCGCGCATTCGATGCCCAGTCGGATCTGGCTGAGCAGACGCGGGCCTGGGGGCGGGTCGTCCACGACGCGATCTCGCCCTGGACCGCCGCCGGCTTCCGGGAACCGCTGAGCTGGTGGTCCGCCGGTGCCCGGATGATGATGCGTGCCGGCCTCACCTTCACGCGCCCGGCCTACGGCATCGACAGCGTCACCGTGGGCAACCGCGAGGTGCCGGTGACCGAGGAGGCCGCCTTCGCCACGCCCTTCGGCACCTTGCTGCGATTCAAGAAGGACATCGAGACCGAGCAGCCGCGCGTCCTCGTGGTGGCGCCGCTCTCGGGGCACTTCGCCACCCTGCTGCGTGGCACGGTGCGGACCCTGCTGCCGGACCACGACGTCTACATCACGGACTGGCACAATGCCCGTGACGTGCCGCTGAGCGCCGGGGCCTTCGGGTTCGACGATTACGTGAACCACCTCGTGCAGTTCCTCGGCGCGATCGGGGAGGGGGCCCACCTCGTCGCCGTCTGCCAGCCGGCGGTCCAGGCCCTCGCCGCTGCCGCCGTCATGGCCGAGTCGAAGGACGTCGCCCATCCGCGCAGCATGACGCTGATGGCGGGACCGGTGGATTGCCGGGTCAGCCCGACCTCGGTGAACCACCTCGCCACCTCGAAGCCGATCGCGTGGTTCGAGAAGAACCTCATCGCCACCGTTCCGGACCGCCACAAGGGCGCCGGCCGGCGGGTCTATCCCGGCTTCATGCAGGTCTCGGCCTTCGTCTCGATGAACGCCAAGCGCCACGTGCAGGGCCATGCCGATCTGTTCTGGCACCTTGCCAACGGAGAGGCCGAGAAGGCACGCCAGATCGAGGGATTCTACGATGAGTATTTCGCCGTGCTCGACCTGGCGGCGGAGTTCTACATCGAGACGGTCAAGACCGTGTTTCAGGATTATACGCTCGCCAAGAACGAACTGACCTATCGCGGCGACCCGATCGACATGCGGGCGATCCGCAAGACGGCACTGATGACGGTCGAGGGCGAGCGCGACGACATCTGCGCGGTCGGGCAGACCATGGCGGCCCACGACCTCTGCACCAGCCTGCCCCACCACATGAAGAGCCACCATCTCCAGGCCGGCGTAGGCCATTACGGCGTGTTCTCGGGCCGGAAGTGGGAGAGCCAGACCTACCCGCTGGTCCGCAACTTCATCCAGTCGCACAACTGA